In the Streptomyces formicae genome, one interval contains:
- a CDS encoding glycoside hydrolase family 15 protein — MHVAGRIEDYALIGDMQTAALVCRDGTVDWLCLPRFDSHAVFAALLGTDEHGFWRLGPAHGPEAQPPRAARRTYRGDSLVLESEWDTPRGTVRVIDFMPPRDTDAPQLVRIVEGVSGRVPMRSALRMRFSYGRVVPWVHKVDGRTVAVAGPDSVWLDTSAETFGKDLTTYSDFTVAPGDRIAFTISWQPSHKEPPALPEPEAALTATETFWREWVEHCTYHGPYREAVVRSLITLKALTYAPTGGIVAAPTTSLPEDIGGSRNWDYRFTWLRDAAITLSSLLRTGYREEARAWREWLLRAVAGDPENLQIMYGIAGERELGETELDWLPGYENSQPVRAGNGAAHQLQLDVYGEVTEALHLAHMTGLARNDYASLLQLKLIRYLETHWDQPDEGIWEVRGPRRHFVHSKVMVWVAVDRTIKLIESGDADGPLEKWRELRDDIHRDVCEKGYDKERNTFTQSYGSKELDASLLLIPQMGFLPPDDKRVIGTIEAIQRELSTSDGFILRYPTTGDDAGVDGLEGDEGAFLACSFWMADDLAMIGRVDEARKLFEKLLALRNDLGLLAEEWDPRLQRQVGNFPQAFSHVPLIDTALRLTASGAYGG, encoded by the coding sequence ATGCACGTGGCCGGGCGCATCGAGGACTACGCACTCATCGGAGACATGCAGACCGCTGCCCTGGTCTGCCGGGACGGCACAGTCGACTGGCTGTGCCTGCCCCGCTTCGACTCCCACGCCGTTTTCGCCGCCCTCTTGGGCACCGACGAGCACGGCTTCTGGCGCCTGGGGCCTGCGCATGGCCCGGAGGCGCAGCCACCCAGGGCCGCGCGCCGCACCTATCGCGGCGACTCCCTGGTGCTCGAATCCGAGTGGGACACTCCGCGCGGCACCGTCCGCGTGATCGATTTCATGCCGCCGCGCGACACCGACGCCCCGCAGCTCGTGCGGATCGTCGAGGGCGTCAGCGGCCGGGTGCCGATGCGCTCGGCGCTGCGCATGCGGTTCAGCTACGGCCGTGTGGTGCCCTGGGTCCACAAGGTCGACGGGCGCACGGTGGCCGTCGCCGGACCCGATTCCGTGTGGCTCGACACCTCCGCCGAGACCTTCGGCAAGGACCTCACCACCTACTCGGACTTCACGGTGGCGCCGGGCGACCGGATCGCGTTCACCATCTCGTGGCAGCCCTCGCACAAGGAGCCGCCCGCGCTGCCCGAGCCCGAGGCGGCGCTCACCGCCACGGAGACCTTCTGGCGGGAGTGGGTCGAACACTGTACGTACCACGGTCCCTACCGGGAGGCCGTGGTCCGCTCGCTGATCACGCTCAAGGCGCTCACCTACGCGCCGACCGGCGGGATCGTCGCGGCGCCCACCACCTCGCTGCCCGAGGACATCGGGGGCTCGCGCAACTGGGACTACCGCTTCACCTGGCTGCGCGACGCCGCGATCACGCTCTCCTCGCTGCTGCGCACCGGCTACCGCGAGGAGGCCCGCGCCTGGCGCGAGTGGCTCCTGCGCGCGGTCGCGGGCGACCCGGAGAACCTGCAGATCATGTACGGCATCGCGGGCGAACGCGAGCTCGGCGAGACCGAACTCGACTGGCTGCCCGGATACGAGAACTCGCAGCCGGTCCGGGCGGGCAACGGCGCCGCGCACCAGCTCCAGCTCGACGTGTACGGCGAGGTCACCGAGGCCCTGCACCTGGCCCACATGACGGGCCTGGCCCGCAACGACTACGCCTCGCTGCTCCAGCTCAAGCTGATCCGCTACCTGGAGACGCACTGGGACCAGCCGGACGAGGGCATCTGGGAGGTGCGGGGGCCGCGCCGCCACTTCGTGCACTCCAAGGTGATGGTCTGGGTCGCCGTCGACCGCACCATCAAGCTCATCGAGTCCGGTGACGCGGACGGCCCGCTGGAGAAGTGGCGCGAGCTGCGCGACGACATCCACCGGGACGTCTGCGAGAAGGGCTACGACAAGGAGCGGAACACCTTCACGCAGTCGTACGGCTCAAAGGAGCTGGACGCCTCGCTGCTGCTCATCCCGCAGATGGGCTTCCTGCCGCCCGACGACAAGCGCGTCATCGGCACGATCGAGGCGATCCAGCGCGAGCTCTCCACGTCCGACGGCTTCATCCTGCGCTACCCGACGACCGGTGACGACGCGGGCGTGGACGGCCTCGAAGGCGACGAGGGGGCGTTCCTCGCCTGCTCGTTCTGGATGGCCGACGACCTCGCGATGATCGGCAGGGTCGACGAGGCCCGCAAGCTCTTCGAGAAGCTGCTCGCGCTCCGCAACGACCTGGGCCTGCTCGCCGAGGAGTGGGACCCGCGCCTGCAGCGCCAGGTCGGCAACTTCCCGCAGGCGTTCAGCCACGTGCCGCTGATCGACACGGCGCTCCGGCTGACGGCTTCGGGGGCGTACGGAGGGTAG
- a CDS encoding NUDIX domain-containing protein, giving the protein MTIKDTAEEWQVTASRTPFVGNKTSVRTDDVVMPDGTVAHRDYQVHPGSVAVLALDDAGRVLVIRQYRHPVRQKLWEIPAGLLDVPGENPLHAAQRELYEEAHVKAEDWRVLTDVYTTPGGCDEAVRVFLARDLSEAEGERFEVSEEEADMELARIPLEELVRGVLGGELHNNCLVVGALSLYAALKGDGVDALRPAEAPWPARPFEV; this is encoded by the coding sequence ATGACGATCAAGGACACCGCCGAGGAGTGGCAGGTCACGGCGAGCCGGACGCCGTTCGTCGGGAACAAGACCTCCGTGCGTACCGACGACGTGGTCATGCCCGACGGGACCGTCGCGCACCGCGACTACCAGGTCCACCCCGGCTCGGTGGCCGTCCTCGCGCTCGACGACGCGGGCCGCGTCCTGGTCATCCGCCAGTACCGCCACCCCGTCCGCCAGAAGCTCTGGGAGATCCCCGCGGGTCTCCTGGACGTCCCCGGCGAGAACCCGCTGCACGCCGCCCAGCGCGAGCTCTACGAAGAGGCGCACGTCAAGGCCGAGGACTGGCGGGTCCTCACCGACGTCTACACCACGCCGGGCGGCTGCGACGAGGCCGTGCGCGTCTTCCTCGCGCGTGACCTCTCCGAGGCCGAGGGCGAGCGCTTCGAGGTCTCCGAGGAGGAGGCCGACATGGAGCTCGCCAGGATCCCGCTGGAGGAGCTCGTGCGCGGCGTGCTCGGGGGCGAGCTGCACAACAACTGCCTCGTGGTGGGTGCCCTCTCGCTGTACGCCGCCCTCAAGGGTGACGGCGTCGACGCGCTGCGCCCCGCGGAGGCGCCGTGGCCGGCCCGCCCCTTCGAGGTGTGA
- a CDS encoding tetratricopeptide repeat protein produces the protein MTDQAVDTDGAAAGGAVPSPASAAAQPTKAQFVGRRRELKELRADIDRAGLDTLSGRKAPRARVLLVAGRPGSGRTSLAVELARQLADDYPDGVLRARLTEPDGARVPTERTARELLDALAVPAPPGACEDDLSAALRDALADRRALLLLDDAADAEQVDPLLPDTPDCLVVAVSEGPLTGIPDVRPCTLGGLDKGAAVELLARASGPVRITVDPRSAESLVEACQAHPEALVLAGGWLSVRPKAAVADLAKQVHDMPDEGSALARVFHHTYASLPGPAARILRFLSLAPAGHVDPHTASALAGCSVSAARTTLDDFVALGLVRAVDSPLPQYEVPGCLVPLLRARTESQDRPAEVQLARARMLERTVRLLQSCRAVTEPEGSAARKKLAGLPRALRFPSAAAAAEWLWIRQPALLAAARIAVADGELDTLARRLMAALVRALVAHRGTEDAAPVLYGIHRLVLDVAERRNLPREQAAALLNLADLDAQTGRTREALVRYRAALDAGRAAGDPYATARAMESVGGAYQELGDWPRASDWYGRALAQRLARDERADAARIYGRIGAVHTYAGRYGEALRNWSSSVTGHRKNGDVAAQARALSEMARVQEYAGRPEESLRTCQEAVEWARHAKDVRLQAALQLRLADTLDRLGDPAAARLHRGAAERMLGTEIPAAARLESNGGAQPSACEIRSASTED, from the coding sequence GTGACGGATCAGGCGGTCGACACGGACGGTGCGGCGGCGGGTGGCGCTGTGCCGTCGCCCGCGAGTGCCGCGGCCCAGCCGACCAAGGCTCAGTTCGTGGGCAGACGCCGGGAGTTGAAGGAACTCCGTGCCGACATCGACCGGGCGGGACTCGACACCCTCTCGGGCCGCAAGGCACCCCGGGCACGCGTCCTGCTGGTCGCCGGACGCCCCGGCTCGGGCCGCACCTCGCTCGCCGTGGAACTGGCGCGGCAGCTGGCGGACGACTACCCCGACGGGGTGCTCCGCGCCCGCCTCACCGAACCCGACGGCGCCCGGGTCCCCACCGAGCGCACCGCCCGCGAACTGCTCGACGCGCTGGCCGTGCCCGCGCCGCCCGGGGCCTGCGAGGACGACCTCTCCGCCGCCCTCAGGGACGCGCTCGCCGACCGCAGGGCGCTGCTCCTGCTCGACGACGCGGCCGACGCGGAACAGGTCGACCCGCTCCTGCCCGACACCCCCGACTGCCTGGTCGTCGCGGTCTCCGAGGGGCCGCTCACCGGCATCCCCGACGTACGGCCGTGCACGCTCGGCGGCCTGGACAAGGGCGCCGCCGTCGAGCTGCTCGCCAGGGCGTCGGGGCCCGTGCGCATCACCGTCGACCCGCGCTCGGCCGAGTCCCTGGTCGAGGCGTGCCAGGCGCACCCCGAGGCGCTGGTCCTCGCCGGTGGCTGGCTCTCGGTGCGGCCCAAGGCCGCCGTCGCCGATCTGGCCAAGCAGGTGCACGACATGCCGGACGAGGGATCGGCCCTCGCACGTGTCTTCCACCACACGTACGCCTCGCTGCCCGGGCCCGCCGCGCGGATACTGCGATTCCTCTCGCTGGCCCCCGCGGGCCACGTCGACCCGCACACCGCGTCCGCGCTCGCGGGCTGCTCGGTCTCCGCGGCCCGCACGACCCTCGACGACTTCGTGGCGCTCGGCCTGGTGCGCGCCGTGGACTCGCCGCTGCCGCAGTACGAGGTGCCCGGCTGTCTGGTGCCGCTCCTGCGCGCCCGCACCGAGAGCCAGGACAGGCCCGCCGAGGTCCAGCTGGCCAGGGCCCGGATGCTGGAGCGGACCGTCCGCCTGTTGCAGTCCTGCCGGGCGGTCACGGAGCCGGAGGGATCCGCTGCCCGCAAGAAGCTCGCGGGGCTGCCCCGGGCGCTGCGCTTCCCCTCCGCTGCGGCCGCCGCCGAGTGGCTGTGGATCCGGCAGCCCGCGCTGCTCGCCGCCGCCAGGATCGCGGTGGCCGACGGGGAGCTCGACACCCTCGCGCGGCGCCTGATGGCCGCGCTGGTCAGGGCCCTGGTCGCGCACCGGGGCACGGAGGACGCGGCCCCGGTGCTCTACGGGATCCACCGTCTGGTGCTCGACGTCGCCGAGCGGCGGAACCTGCCGCGCGAGCAGGCCGCCGCGCTCCTGAACCTCGCGGACCTGGACGCCCAGACCGGACGTACGCGGGAAGCGCTGGTCCGCTACCGGGCGGCGCTCGATGCGGGGCGGGCGGCCGGTGATCCGTACGCGACCGCGCGCGCGATGGAATCCGTAGGCGGCGCCTACCAGGAGCTGGGGGACTGGCCGAGGGCCTCCGACTGGTACGGCAGGGCGCTGGCCCAGCGGCTCGCGCGCGACGAGCGCGCCGACGCCGCCAGGATCTACGGCCGGATCGGCGCGGTGCACACCTATGCGGGCCGCTACGGAGAGGCCCTGCGCAACTGGAGTTCGTCCGTCACCGGGCACCGCAAGAACGGGGACGTGGCGGCCCAGGCACGGGCGTTGAGCGAGATGGCGCGGGTCCAGGAGTACGCGGGGCGTCCCGAGGAGTCGCTGCGGACCTGCCAGGAAGCGGTGGAGTGGGCGCGGCACGCCAAGGACGTGCGGCTGCAGGCCGCGTTGCAGCTCCGGCTCGCCGACACCCTGGACCGGCTCGGCGACCCGGCGGCCGCCCGGCTGCACAGGGGCGCGGCCGAGCGCATGCTGGGAACGGAGATCCCCGCGGCCGCCAGGCTTGAATCGAACGGTGGAGCACAGCCTTCCGCCTGCGAAATCCGTAGTGCATCTACAGAAGATTGA
- a CDS encoding ParA family protein — translation MNESTFAPGGGQPGTSERGQGPVGLEAVGSVAVRTFEARQSPQPTQSAPQSMDGHHVNAMAGDRSGDNTHTHLADYEELPQGHFYDPDAEYEPDPEYAATLAPDAARQRRERIGPTGRPLPYFPIPGPLTDHGPAKIIAMCNQKGGVGKTTSTINLGAALAEYGRRVLLVDFDPQGALSVGLGVNPMELDLTVYNLLMERGMSADEVLLKTAVPNMDLLPSNIDLSAAEVQLVSEVARESTLQRALKPLMQDYDYIVIDCQPSLGLLTVNALTAAHKVIVPLECEFFALRGVALLTETIEKVQERLNPDLELDGILATMYDSRTVHSREVLARVVEAFDDHVYHTVIGRTVRFPETTVAGEPITTYASNSVGAAAYRQLAREVLARCHAE, via the coding sequence GTGAATGAGTCGACATTTGCTCCCGGGGGTGGTCAACCAGGAACCTCTGAGCGGGGCCAAGGACCCGTGGGGCTCGAGGCCGTCGGCTCGGTCGCTGTCCGCACCTTCGAAGCCCGGCAGAGCCCCCAGCCGACACAGTCAGCACCCCAGAGCATGGATGGCCATCACGTGAACGCCATGGCCGGCGACCGGAGTGGCGATAACACCCACACCCACCTCGCCGACTACGAGGAACTGCCCCAGGGGCACTTCTACGACCCCGACGCCGAGTACGAGCCCGATCCGGAGTACGCGGCCACGCTCGCGCCGGACGCCGCCCGTCAGCGCCGCGAGCGCATCGGTCCCACGGGGCGCCCGCTGCCGTACTTCCCGATCCCGGGCCCGCTGACCGACCACGGTCCCGCGAAGATCATCGCGATGTGCAACCAGAAGGGCGGCGTCGGCAAGACGACGTCGACCATCAACCTGGGCGCGGCCCTCGCGGAGTACGGACGCCGGGTCCTGCTCGTCGACTTCGACCCGCAGGGCGCGCTCTCGGTGGGCCTCGGGGTGAACCCGATGGAGCTGGACCTGACGGTCTACAACCTCCTCATGGAGCGCGGCATGTCCGCGGACGAGGTGCTCCTGAAGACGGCGGTCCCGAACATGGACCTGCTGCCCAGCAACATCGACTTGTCGGCCGCCGAAGTGCAGTTGGTGAGCGAGGTCGCCCGCGAGTCCACGCTGCAGCGCGCCCTGAAGCCGCTGATGCAGGACTACGACTACATCGTGATCGACTGTCAGCCCTCGCTCGGCCTGCTCACCGTGAACGCCCTGACGGCGGCTCACAAGGTGATCGTGCCGCTCGAGTGCGAGTTCTTCGCGCTGCGCGGTGTGGCCCTGCTGACCGAGACGATCGAGAAGGTCCAGGAGCGGCTCAACCCCGACCTGGAGCTCGACGGCATCCTCGCGACCATGTACGACTCCCGCACGGTGCACAGCCGTGAGGTGCTCGCGCGCGTGGTCGAGGCCTTCGACGACCACGTCTACCACACGGTCATCGGGCGCACGGTGCGCTTCCCGGAGACCACGGTCGCCGGTGAGCCCATCACGACGTACGCCTCCAACTCGGTCGGCGCGGCCGCCTATCGTCAGCTCGCCAGGGAGGTGCTCGCCCGGTGTCACGCCGAGTGA
- a CDS encoding segregation and condensation protein A, protein MATNDYSAPPPSGRRRALGRGPGEAPAEPEPDSQPEAVEPEPVAPEPDDGRFTVRLANFEGPFDLLLQLISRHKLDVTEVALSKVTDEFMAHIRAMGADWDLDQTTEFLVVAATLLDLKAARLLPAAEVEDEGDLALLEARDLLFARLLQYRAYKRIADIFSGRLDDEARRYPRTVGLEPHHAELLPEVVISIGAEGFAKLAVKAMQPRAKPQVYVDHIHAPLVSVREQAGLVVARLRECGEVSFQVLVEDAGDTLTVVARFLALLELYREKAVALDQEDPLGELMVRWTGGDGAAEPTVTDEFDRAPEPMEEKA, encoded by the coding sequence ATGGCCACGAACGACTACTCCGCACCGCCCCCGTCCGGCAGACGCCGTGCTCTGGGCCGTGGGCCCGGGGAGGCTCCCGCGGAGCCGGAGCCGGACTCGCAGCCGGAGGCTGTGGAGCCGGAACCGGTGGCACCCGAGCCCGACGACGGGCGTTTCACGGTGCGGCTCGCGAACTTCGAAGGGCCCTTCGATCTGCTGTTGCAGCTGATCTCCCGGCACAAGCTCGACGTCACCGAGGTCGCGCTGTCCAAGGTGACCGACGAGTTCATGGCGCACATCCGGGCCATGGGGGCCGACTGGGACCTGGACCAGACGACCGAGTTCCTGGTGGTGGCGGCCACCCTGCTCGATCTGAAGGCGGCCAGGCTGCTGCCCGCCGCCGAGGTCGAGGACGAGGGCGATCTGGCGCTGCTGGAAGCCAGGGACCTGCTCTTCGCGCGGCTGTTGCAGTACCGCGCGTACAAACGGATCGCGGACATCTTCAGCGGGCGCCTCGATGACGAGGCCCGGCGCTATCCGCGGACCGTGGGCCTGGAGCCGCACCACGCGGAGCTGCTGCCCGAGGTCGTCATCAGCATCGGCGCGGAGGGGTTCGCCAAGCTCGCCGTGAAGGCCATGCAGCCGCGCGCCAAGCCGCAGGTGTACGTGGACCACATCCACGCCCCGCTGGTCTCCGTACGCGAGCAGGCGGGCCTCGTCGTCGCCCGCCTGCGGGAGTGCGGGGAGGTCAGCTTCCAGGTGCTCGTGGAGGACGCGGGGGACACCCTGACGGTCGTCGCCCGCTTCCTGGCCCTCCTGGAGCTGTACCGGGAGAAGGCCGTCGCCCTGGACCAGGAGGACCCGCTGGGCGAGCTGATGGTCCGGTGGACCGGCGGGGACGGCGCGGCGGAGCCGACCGTGACCGACGAGTTCGACCGGGCCCCCGAGCCGATGGAGGAGAAGGCGTGA
- the ald gene encoding alanine dehydrogenase, with amino-acid sequence MKVGIPREVKNNEFRVAITPAGVHELVRHGHQVVIERNAGVGSSITDAEYVSAGAKILETADEVWATADLLLKVKEPIAEEYHRLRKDQTLFTYLHLAASKECTDALLESGTTAIAYETVETANRALPLLAPMSEVAGRLAPQVGAYHLMAAQGGRGVLPGGVPGVAAGKAVVIGGGVSGWNAAQIAIGMGFHVTLLDKDINKLKEADKIFGTKIQTVVSNAFELEKACLDADLVIGAVLIPGAKAPKLVTNELVSRMKPGSVLVDIAIDQGGCFEDSHATTHAEPTFPVHNSVFYCVANMPGAVPNTSTYALTNATMPYIVELANRGWVEALRRDPALALGLNTHDGKVVYKEVAEAHGLEHLEIETLLG; translated from the coding sequence ATGAAGGTCGGCATCCCCCGCGAGGTCAAGAACAACGAGTTCCGGGTGGCCATCACCCCCGCCGGCGTGCACGAGCTGGTGCGCCACGGCCACCAGGTCGTCATCGAGCGGAACGCCGGTGTGGGCTCCTCGATCACGGACGCCGAGTACGTCTCGGCCGGTGCGAAGATCCTGGAGACCGCCGATGAGGTCTGGGCCACCGCCGACCTGCTGCTGAAGGTCAAGGAGCCCATCGCGGAGGAGTACCACCGCCTGCGCAAGGACCAGACCCTCTTCACCTACCTGCACCTGGCCGCGTCCAAGGAGTGCACGGACGCGCTCCTGGAGTCGGGCACCACCGCCATCGCGTACGAGACCGTGGAGACCGCGAACCGCGCGCTCCCGCTGCTCGCCCCGATGTCCGAGGTCGCGGGCCGTCTGGCCCCGCAGGTCGGCGCCTACCACCTGATGGCCGCCCAGGGCGGCCGCGGTGTCCTGCCGGGCGGCGTCCCGGGCGTGGCCGCGGGCAAGGCCGTCGTCATCGGCGGCGGCGTCTCCGGCTGGAACGCCGCGCAGATCGCCATCGGCATGGGCTTCCACGTGACCCTGCTCGACAAGGACATCAACAAGCTCAAGGAGGCGGACAAGATCTTCGGCACGAAGATCCAGACCGTCGTCTCCAACGCCTTCGAGCTGGAGAAGGCCTGCCTCGACGCCGACCTCGTCATCGGCGCCGTGCTGATCCCGGGTGCCAAGGCCCCGAAGCTGGTCACCAACGAGCTCGTCTCGCGGATGAAGCCGGGAAGTGTCCTTGTCGACATCGCGATCGACCAGGGCGGCTGCTTCGAGGACTCGCACGCCACCACGCACGCCGAGCCGACCTTCCCGGTCCACAACTCGGTCTTCTACTGCGTCGCCAACATGCCCGGCGCGGTGCCCAACACCTCCACGTACGCGCTGACCAACGCGACGATGCCGTACATCGTCGAGCTGGCGAACCGCGGCTGGGTCGAGGCCCTGCGCCGCGACCCGGCGCTCGCCCTGGGTCTCAACACCCATGACGGCAAGGTCGTTTACAAGGAGGTCGCCGAGGCCCACGGTCTCGAGCACCTCGAGATCGAGACGCTCCTCGGCTGA
- the scpB gene encoding SMC-Scp complex subunit ScpB: protein MSEQSPVGELAGAVAELELRPALEAVLMVVDEPATEEHLAKILQRPRRQVAEALRELADEYTVQKRGFELRLVAGGWRFYTRPEYAAAVEGFVLDGQQARLTQAALETLAVVAYRQPVSRSRVSAVRGVNCDGVMRTLLQRGLVEEAGAEPETGAILYRTTNYFLERMGLRGLDELPELAPFLPEAEAIESETLEGVPSFDPDAPDAPGDEDADDQTEL, encoded by the coding sequence GTGAGCGAGCAGAGTCCCGTGGGGGAGCTTGCCGGTGCCGTGGCCGAGCTGGAGCTGCGGCCCGCCTTGGAGGCCGTCCTGATGGTGGTGGACGAGCCCGCCACCGAGGAGCACCTCGCCAAGATCCTGCAGCGGCCCAGGCGCCAGGTCGCCGAGGCGCTGCGGGAGCTCGCCGACGAGTACACGGTGCAGAAGCGGGGCTTCGAGCTGCGTCTCGTGGCGGGCGGGTGGCGGTTCTACACGCGGCCCGAGTACGCGGCGGCGGTGGAGGGCTTCGTGCTCGACGGGCAGCAGGCGCGGCTCACCCAGGCGGCCCTGGAGACCCTCGCGGTGGTCGCGTACCGCCAGCCGGTCAGCCGTTCCCGGGTCTCCGCGGTGCGCGGGGTGAACTGTGACGGGGTGATGCGGACGCTTCTCCAGAGGGGCCTGGTGGAGGAGGCGGGCGCGGAACCCGAAACAGGTGCGATCCTGTACAGGACGACGAACTACTTTCTGGAGCGGATGGGCCTGCGCGGCCTTGACGAACTCCCGGAGCTCGCGCCCTTCCTCCCCGAGGCGGAGGCGATCGAGTCGGAGACGCTGGAAGGTGTCCCGTCGTTCGACCCGGACGCACCCGATGCGCCGGGTGACGAGGACGCAGACGACCAGACGGAACTTTGA
- a CDS encoding CTP synthase, which yields MQPAAFRNSTATTTKHIFVTGGVASSLGKGLTASSLGALLKARGLRVTMQKLDPYLNVDPGTMNPFQHGEVFVTNDGAETDLDIGHYERFLDVDLDGSANVTTGQVYSQVIAKERRGEYLGDTVQVIPHITNEIKHRIRRMATDDVDVVITEVGGTVGDIESLPFLETVRQVRHEVGRDNVFVVHISLLPYIGPSGELKTKPTQHSVAALRNIGIQPDAIVLRADREVPTAIKRKISLMCDVDEAAVVAAIDAKSIYDIPKVLHTEGLDAYVVRKLDLPFRDVDWTQWDDLLDRVHNPKHEVTVALVGKYIDLPDAYLSITEAMRAGGFANKARVKVKWVTSDDCKTPAGAKKQLGDVDAILIPGGFGDRGVNGKIGAIQFARENKVPLLGICLGLQCIVIEAARNLADIPDANSTEFDAATAHPVISTMAEQLDIVAGEGDMGGTMRLGMYPAKLAEGSIAREVYDGKEYVEERHRHRYEVNNTYRAELEKKAGLQFSGTSPDGKLVEYVEYPREVHPYLVATQAHPELRSRPTRPHPLFAGLVKAAVERQTAAKKAK from the coding sequence ATGCAGCCCGCTGCTTTTCGAAACAGCACAGCCACGACGACCAAGCACATCTTCGTCACCGGGGGTGTCGCCTCCTCGCTCGGCAAGGGGCTGACGGCCTCCAGCCTTGGCGCGCTGCTCAAGGCAAGGGGTCTGCGCGTCACCATGCAGAAGCTCGACCCGTACCTGAACGTCGACCCGGGCACGATGAACCCCTTCCAGCACGGCGAGGTGTTCGTCACCAACGACGGCGCCGAGACCGACCTGGACATCGGCCACTACGAGCGCTTCCTCGACGTCGACCTCGACGGCTCGGCGAACGTGACCACCGGCCAGGTCTACTCCCAGGTGATCGCCAAGGAGCGGCGCGGTGAGTACCTCGGCGACACCGTCCAGGTCATCCCGCACATCACCAACGAGATCAAGCACCGCATCCGCCGCATGGCGACGGACGACGTCGACGTCGTGATCACCGAGGTCGGCGGCACGGTCGGCGACATCGAGTCGCTGCCCTTCCTGGAGACCGTCCGCCAGGTCCGCCACGAGGTCGGCCGCGACAACGTCTTCGTCGTGCACATCTCGCTGCTGCCCTACATCGGCCCCTCCGGCGAGCTGAAGACCAAGCCGACCCAGCACTCGGTCGCCGCCCTGCGCAACATCGGCATCCAGCCCGACGCGATCGTGCTGCGCGCCGACCGCGAGGTGCCGACCGCCATCAAGCGCAAGATCTCGCTGATGTGCGACGTGGACGAGGCCGCCGTGGTCGCCGCCATCGACGCCAAGTCGATCTACGACATCCCGAAGGTCCTGCACACCGAGGGCCTGGACGCCTACGTCGTGCGCAAGCTCGACCTGCCGTTCCGCGACGTCGACTGGACCCAGTGGGACGACCTGCTCGACCGCGTGCACAACCCCAAGCACGAGGTCACCGTCGCCCTGGTCGGCAAGTACATCGACCTGCCCGACGCCTACCTCTCGATCACCGAGGCCATGCGCGCGGGCGGCTTCGCCAACAAGGCCCGCGTCAAGGTCAAGTGGGTCACCTCGGACGACTGCAAGACCCCGGCGGGCGCCAAGAAGCAGCTCGGTGACGTCGACGCGATCCTCATCCCCGGCGGCTTCGGCGACCGAGGGGTCAACGGCAAGATCGGCGCGATCCAGTTCGCCCGCGAGAACAAGGTGCCGCTGCTCGGCATCTGCCTCGGCCTCCAGTGCATCGTGATCGAGGCCGCCAGGAACCTCGCGGACATCCCCGACGCCAACTCCACCGAGTTCGACGCCGCCACCGCCCACCCGGTGATCTCCACCATGGCCGAGCAGCTCGACATCGTCGCGGGCGAGGGCGACATGGGCGGCACGATGCGCCTGGGCATGTACCCGGCCAAGCTCGCCGAGGGCTCCATCGCGCGCGAGGTGTACGACGGCAAGGAGTACGTCGAGGAGCGCCACCGCCACCGCTACGAGGTGAACAACACCTACCGCGCCGAGCTGGAGAAGAAGGCCGGTCTCCAGTTCTCCGGCACCTCCCCGGACGGCAAGCTCGTCGAGTACGTGGAGTACCCGCGCGAGGTGCACCCCTACCTGGTCGCCACGCAGGCCCACCCGGAGCTGCGCTCGCGCCCGACGCGTCCGCACCCGCTCTTCGCGGGGCTGGTGAAGGCGGCCGTGGAGCGCCAGACGGCGGCCAAGAAGGCCAAGTAA